In the Magnolia sinica isolate HGM2019 chromosome 15, MsV1, whole genome shotgun sequence genome, one interval contains:
- the LOC131227972 gene encoding uncharacterized protein LOC131227972 isoform X1 yields MRKKKKRKRRLDFFTNHTTRRGGSPDRVSVGSGAKRSSVSSGGRAHVSSSPNRKEFFKKFEDSEILTAKLEEWFAEISENSACKNPAFDVPFELTELQKFDYALEGVSFEQLIRMPSAVYASTSDAVEATAFLAIEDFLHASVKGLWETFWGQDGPMPFSVACLHNHNSVSKFYSAEKAIASGKLGGLCATAIMLKKSRQHSHGKWDQILELALLRPDVGSLSMESDRRPSLSVLGEALFFAVRILLSRSLSRSSVLQNSNCVFVLVVDSQYGGVVKVEGDVNKLELDVNNVYDCAAEWVKNHSQITVSPVDRIWNKLGNANWGDIGALQVLLATFHCIVQLSGMPKLTVEDLASDHSIRLQNRRTERQLMDTRANGNGLFRFQQRSHSPEIVEVQEESIKIEPEETLRMEVGSVLWLEDSNWQKGFQINEVLTDGELQIYSATSVEEPGKALMLYIGSHPSHLEPAWEDMSLWYQVQRQTKILTVMKQRGLFSKYLPQLVASGRIIHPGQCRKPSSKSNCDHPWCGTPVLVTSPVGESVADMVRDGLFGSDEALKCCHDCLTALSTAASAGIRHGDIRPENVIRVSSSTKYPYYVVIGWGHAVLEDRDRPAMNLHFSSTYALQEGKLCSASDAESLIYMLYFSTGGAFPDLDSVEGALQWREMSWSRRVIQQKLGDISAVLKAFADYVDSLCGTPYPMDYEIWLRRLRKSIRGEDHGKEIDTSG; encoded by the exons atgagaaagaagaaaaaaaggaagagaagattgGATTTTTTCACAAACCACACAACTCGAAGAG GGGGATCCCCTGATCGTGTATCGGTAGGATCTGGAGCAAAAAGGTCTAGTGTATCATCAGGGGGCAGGGCTCATGTTTCATCATCTCCTAACCGTAAAGAGTTCTTCAAGAAATTTGAGGACAGCGAAATTTTGACAGCAAAACTTGAAGAATGGTTTGCAGAAATATCAGAAAATTCAGCATGTAAAAACCCCGCCTTTGATGTTCCATTTGAGTTGACAGAACTTCAAAAATTCGATTATGCATTGGAAGGCGTCTCCTTTGAGCAGCTGATACGGATGCCTAGTGCAGTTTATGCCTCGACCTCAGATGCTGTCGAAGCAACTGCATTTCTCGCCATCGAAGATTTCCTACATGCGAGTGTGAAGGGCTTGTGGGAGACATTTTGGGGTCAGGATGGGCCTATGCCTTTCTCTGTTGCCTGCTTACACAATCATAATTCTGTTTCAAAATTCTATTCCGCTGAGAAGGCGATTGCAAGTGGGAAGCTTGGGGGGCTCTGTGCGACCGCTATAATGTTGAAAAAGAGCCGCCAACACTCGCATGGGAAATGGGACCAGATTCTTGAATTGGCACTGTTGAGGCCCGATGTAGGGAGCCTTTCAATGGAGAGCGACCGGCGACCTTCTCTTTCTGTCCTCGGGGAAGCTCTGTTCTTCGCAGTCCGTATACTACTATCGAGAAGCCTCAGCAGATCTAGCGTTCTTCAGAATTCCAACTGCGTTTTTGTGCTAGTTGTTGATTCTCAGTATGGCGGGGTGGTAAAAGTTGAAGGAGATGTGAATAAATTGGAGCTTGATGTGAATAATGTGTATGACTGTGCTGCCGAATGGGTTAAAAATCATTCCCAAATTACAGTCTCTCCCGTCGATCGAATCTGGAACAAGCTCGGGAATGCCAACTGGGGAGATATTGGAGCTCTGCAGGTTCTTCTAGCGACCTTCCATTGCATCGTTCAATTATCTGGAATGCCGAAGCTTACGGTCGAAGATTTAGCTTCTGACCACAGCATCCGTCTCCAAAACCGGAGAACTGAGAGGCAGTTGATGGACACTCGAGCGAACGGAAATGGTTTGTTCCGATTCCAGCAGCGCAGTCATTCTCCTGAAATTGTTGAAGTACAGGAAGAATCCATCAAGATCGAGCCAGAAGAGACACTAAGGATGGAGGTAGGATCAGTTCTATGGCTCGAGGATTCAAACTGGCAAAAGGGTTTTCAGATCAATGAAGTTCTGACTGACGGAGAGCTTCAGATTTACAGTGCAACATCTGTGGAAGAACCCGGAAAAGCTCTAATGCTGTACATTGGATCTCATCCTTCTCATCTGGAACCGGCTTGGGAGGATATGAGCCTATGGTATCAGGTCCAGAGGCAGACTAAAATCCTAACTGTAATGAAACAGAGGGGTCTTTTTAGCAAGTATCTTCCTCAGTTAGTCGCATCCGGCAGGATAATTCACCCTGGTCAGTGTCGGAAACCTAGCTCGAAAAGCAACTGTGACCATCCATGGTGTGGGACCCCAGTCCTTGTTACCTCTCCGGTTGGAGAATCAGTGGCTGATATGGTGAGGGATGGACTATTTGGGTCGGATGAGGCTCTCAAGTGTTGCCATGACTGCTTAACTGCTCTGTCAACTGCTGCCAGTGCTGGAATCCGACATGGTGACATCCGCCCAGAGAACGTGATCCGCGTGAGCTCTAGCACAAAGTATCCATACTATGTTGTTATTGGCTGGGGGCATGCCGTTTTGGAAGACAGGGATCGACCGGCTATGAACCTTCATTTCTCTTCGACCTATGCCCTTCAGGAAGGGAAGCTGTGCTCGGCATCAGATGCAGAGAGCCTGATCTACATGCTGTACTTTTCCACAGGTGGGGCTTTTCCAGATTTGGATTCGGTTGAGGGTGCATTGCAGTGGAGGGAAATGTCGTGGTCGAGAAGGGTAATTCAGCAGAAGCTCGGGGACATCTCAGCCGTGCTGAAAGCCTTTGCCGATTACGTAGATAGCCTTTGTGGGACACCATATCCAATGGATTACGAGATATGGTTGAGAAGGCTGAGGAAGAGTATTCGGGGTGAAGACCATGGGAAGGAAATCGACACTTCAGGTTAG
- the LOC131227972 gene encoding uncharacterized protein LOC131227972 isoform X2 encodes MEGGSPDRVSVGSGAKRSSVSSGGRAHVSSSPNRKEFFKKFEDSEILTAKLEEWFAEISENSACKNPAFDVPFELTELQKFDYALEGVSFEQLIRMPSAVYASTSDAVEATAFLAIEDFLHASVKGLWETFWGQDGPMPFSVACLHNHNSVSKFYSAEKAIASGKLGGLCATAIMLKKSRQHSHGKWDQILELALLRPDVGSLSMESDRRPSLSVLGEALFFAVRILLSRSLSRSSVLQNSNCVFVLVVDSQYGGVVKVEGDVNKLELDVNNVYDCAAEWVKNHSQITVSPVDRIWNKLGNANWGDIGALQVLLATFHCIVQLSGMPKLTVEDLASDHSIRLQNRRTERQLMDTRANGNGLFRFQQRSHSPEIVEVQEESIKIEPEETLRMEVGSVLWLEDSNWQKGFQINEVLTDGELQIYSATSVEEPGKALMLYIGSHPSHLEPAWEDMSLWYQVQRQTKILTVMKQRGLFSKYLPQLVASGRIIHPGQCRKPSSKSNCDHPWCGTPVLVTSPVGESVADMVRDGLFGSDEALKCCHDCLTALSTAASAGIRHGDIRPENVIRVSSSTKYPYYVVIGWGHAVLEDRDRPAMNLHFSSTYALQEGKLCSASDAESLIYMLYFSTGGAFPDLDSVEGALQWREMSWSRRVIQQKLGDISAVLKAFADYVDSLCGTPYPMDYEIWLRRLRKSIRGEDHGKEIDTSG; translated from the exons ATGGAAG GGGGATCCCCTGATCGTGTATCGGTAGGATCTGGAGCAAAAAGGTCTAGTGTATCATCAGGGGGCAGGGCTCATGTTTCATCATCTCCTAACCGTAAAGAGTTCTTCAAGAAATTTGAGGACAGCGAAATTTTGACAGCAAAACTTGAAGAATGGTTTGCAGAAATATCAGAAAATTCAGCATGTAAAAACCCCGCCTTTGATGTTCCATTTGAGTTGACAGAACTTCAAAAATTCGATTATGCATTGGAAGGCGTCTCCTTTGAGCAGCTGATACGGATGCCTAGTGCAGTTTATGCCTCGACCTCAGATGCTGTCGAAGCAACTGCATTTCTCGCCATCGAAGATTTCCTACATGCGAGTGTGAAGGGCTTGTGGGAGACATTTTGGGGTCAGGATGGGCCTATGCCTTTCTCTGTTGCCTGCTTACACAATCATAATTCTGTTTCAAAATTCTATTCCGCTGAGAAGGCGATTGCAAGTGGGAAGCTTGGGGGGCTCTGTGCGACCGCTATAATGTTGAAAAAGAGCCGCCAACACTCGCATGGGAAATGGGACCAGATTCTTGAATTGGCACTGTTGAGGCCCGATGTAGGGAGCCTTTCAATGGAGAGCGACCGGCGACCTTCTCTTTCTGTCCTCGGGGAAGCTCTGTTCTTCGCAGTCCGTATACTACTATCGAGAAGCCTCAGCAGATCTAGCGTTCTTCAGAATTCCAACTGCGTTTTTGTGCTAGTTGTTGATTCTCAGTATGGCGGGGTGGTAAAAGTTGAAGGAGATGTGAATAAATTGGAGCTTGATGTGAATAATGTGTATGACTGTGCTGCCGAATGGGTTAAAAATCATTCCCAAATTACAGTCTCTCCCGTCGATCGAATCTGGAACAAGCTCGGGAATGCCAACTGGGGAGATATTGGAGCTCTGCAGGTTCTTCTAGCGACCTTCCATTGCATCGTTCAATTATCTGGAATGCCGAAGCTTACGGTCGAAGATTTAGCTTCTGACCACAGCATCCGTCTCCAAAACCGGAGAACTGAGAGGCAGTTGATGGACACTCGAGCGAACGGAAATGGTTTGTTCCGATTCCAGCAGCGCAGTCATTCTCCTGAAATTGTTGAAGTACAGGAAGAATCCATCAAGATCGAGCCAGAAGAGACACTAAGGATGGAGGTAGGATCAGTTCTATGGCTCGAGGATTCAAACTGGCAAAAGGGTTTTCAGATCAATGAAGTTCTGACTGACGGAGAGCTTCAGATTTACAGTGCAACATCTGTGGAAGAACCCGGAAAAGCTCTAATGCTGTACATTGGATCTCATCCTTCTCATCTGGAACCGGCTTGGGAGGATATGAGCCTATGGTATCAGGTCCAGAGGCAGACTAAAATCCTAACTGTAATGAAACAGAGGGGTCTTTTTAGCAAGTATCTTCCTCAGTTAGTCGCATCCGGCAGGATAATTCACCCTGGTCAGTGTCGGAAACCTAGCTCGAAAAGCAACTGTGACCATCCATGGTGTGGGACCCCAGTCCTTGTTACCTCTCCGGTTGGAGAATCAGTGGCTGATATGGTGAGGGATGGACTATTTGGGTCGGATGAGGCTCTCAAGTGTTGCCATGACTGCTTAACTGCTCTGTCAACTGCTGCCAGTGCTGGAATCCGACATGGTGACATCCGCCCAGAGAACGTGATCCGCGTGAGCTCTAGCACAAAGTATCCATACTATGTTGTTATTGGCTGGGGGCATGCCGTTTTGGAAGACAGGGATCGACCGGCTATGAACCTTCATTTCTCTTCGACCTATGCCCTTCAGGAAGGGAAGCTGTGCTCGGCATCAGATGCAGAGAGCCTGATCTACATGCTGTACTTTTCCACAGGTGGGGCTTTTCCAGATTTGGATTCGGTTGAGGGTGCATTGCAGTGGAGGGAAATGTCGTGGTCGAGAAGGGTAATTCAGCAGAAGCTCGGGGACATCTCAGCCGTGCTGAAAGCCTTTGCCGATTACGTAGATAGCCTTTGTGGGACACCATATCCAATGGATTACGAGATATGGTTGAGAAGGCTGAGGAAGAGTATTCGGGGTGAAGACCATGGGAAGGAAATCGACACTTCAGGTTAG